CCTGGATGATGCGAACGAGGCGTCTGCGAAAGCATCGGCGGCGAAGTTCGATCCGATCGTGTTCGTCGATCAGTTCTGGAACGACAAATTGCTGGCGTCGAAAGCAAACGCGGTCGATGCGTTGGAGTTGGTCAATGAAATACAAGCCAACCCCGGCAAAGTCCGTCAAGCACGCGGCCGGCAGGTGGGTTTGAGTCAATCGTATTTTTTGACTGTCACCGGTGTCGGGCGAGTTGTCTCGGTCGAAAAGAACTCTGTCGGGCTTGCAATCACTGATCAATCAGATGAAGCGGAGGTGGTTTTGGAATCGGGTATTCTGTTCGGCAACACGGTCCGAGACGGGACGGGTTTGTTGGATGTCAATGAATTCCAAAACACACAAGACTTCAATTCGATTTCAACGGAATTGAATCGGCGGATCGAAGCGGATGTGCTGCCAACGTTGCGAGACATTGCCACGTCAGGCACCGAAATCGAATTCTCCGGTTGCGCGCAAGTCAGCGATGAAGCCACGGATCTGAATCCTCTGCGAGTGGTCCCATTCTTCGTGGAGGCAAAATGACTGTCTCCGGTGATTTGGTTCTCGAAGCCAAGAAGATTTCCAAGCTTTTTCCGGGCGTGAAAGCCTTGGATGGAGTTGACTTGAATTTGAGGTCAGGACGTTTGACCGCGCTGCTCGGCGAAAATGGTGCGGGCAAGTCGACGCTGATGAAAATCTTGGCGGGAGTTCAACCGCCCGATGAAGGAGAATTGTTGGTGGATCGCGAGCCGGTCCAATTCACCGGTCCGCGGCATGCTCACGATCACGGAATCGCGATGATCCACCAAGAGTTGAGCTTGGTGCCGGACTTGAGTGTTGCTGAAAACATCTTTCTCGGACGCGAACCACTTCGATTCGAAACGCTGATTGACTATTCGGAACTCAATCGGCAAGCCTCGCAGTGGCTGAAACGGTTGGAACTGGATGTCTCACCAACGACGCCCGTACGCCGACTTCGCGTTGGACAACAACAACTGGTGGAGATCGCCCGAGCGTTGGCGGGGAATGTTCGCATCCTGATCATGGACGAACCCACGTCTGCGATCACTGATCGCGAAACGGAAGTCTTGTTTCGCTGCATCGCTGACCTGAAGAAGCAAGGCGTTGCGATTGTCTACATCACACATCGTTTGGAAGAGCTCGAGCAGATCGCCGACGACATCGTTGTGATGCGTGATGGTTGTTTGATCGGAACAGCTGAGTTCGGCGAGTTGAGTCACGACGAAATGGTCCGCATGATGGTCGGCCGAGAGGTGAAGGTTCTTTCCAAAGAATCATCCACCAACAAATACCCGGTACTGAGCGCGGGCAACATTTCGCTGAAGCACCCGACACGCCCTGGGGACTTCTTGGTCAATGAAGTTGACTTGCACGTTTGCAAAGGGGAAGTGCTCGGCATCTTTGGATTGATGGGTGCCGGTCGAACCG
Above is a window of Rhodopirellula bahusiensis DNA encoding:
- a CDS encoding DUF2291 family protein, encoding MLLYLFPLFRVVSLDDANEASAKASAAKFDPIVFVDQFWNDKLLASKANAVDALELVNEIQANPGKVRQARGRQVGLSQSYFLTVTGVGRVVSVEKNSVGLAITDQSDEAEVVLESGILFGNTVRDGTGLLDVNEFQNTQDFNSISTELNRRIEADVLPTLRDIATSGTEIEFSGCAQVSDEATDLNPLRVVPFFVEAK
- a CDS encoding sugar ABC transporter ATP-binding protein; its protein translation is MTVSGDLVLEAKKISKLFPGVKALDGVDLNLRSGRLTALLGENGAGKSTLMKILAGVQPPDEGELLVDREPVQFTGPRHAHDHGIAMIHQELSLVPDLSVAENIFLGREPLRFETLIDYSELNRQASQWLKRLELDVSPTTPVRRLRVGQQQLVEIARALAGNVRILIMDEPTSAITDRETEVLFRCIADLKKQGVAIVYITHRLEELEQIADDIVVMRDGCLIGTAEFGELSHDEMVRMMVGREVKVLSKESSTNKYPVLSAGNISLKHPTRPGDFLVNEVDLHVCKGEVLGIFGLMGAGRTELLECLFGLHPKTSSGNVSIHDECVRLKCPADAIAHGLALVPEDRKHDGLVLSMSVAENASLASLKQAEKFGFIDRAKEREHTRRFVERFRVKTPSLREKIVNLSGGNQQKVILAKWLATGPAVLMLDEPTRGIDIHAKNEIYTLIDELTTDGLAVIMVSSELPEVMAVSDRILVMCEGRATQEFDRAEATEEAILQAALPKRTSIPC